The window GAGCGCGACCGTCGCGATGCCGGTCAGCGTCATCCCCGCGACCAGCCCGCTCATGTTATGCAGCGGCGGCATCGTGAGCGCGAGCAGAACGGTCGGTATCCACCAGGCCGGGCGTCGAGTTCGGAGTGCCTGCCACGCCACCAGCGCCAGCAGTGGCACCACGAGCAGCCCGAACGCCTCCTCGTCGGGGACGCCGGAGCGCCGGAGGTAGAGTCCCTCGACGGCGATACCGAGGCCCGCCGTCGTGGCGGCGATGCGCAGCCGTCGCGTCGACCAGTCGCGTTCTCGGCTGATGCGAGCCACCAGCGCGACGGCCGTCAGGCACGACGCCCCGCCCGTGACGGCGACCATCGGCTGGGCGATATGCAGCGTCGAGACGCCCGTCACAGCCGCGAGGACCCCGTGGACCATCGTGAAGACGAGTTCGTCGGCCTGGATTACGGCGACCGGAAGCGTGCCTTCGATCGTCGCCTCCGCGAGTCGGGCGTACCGGAACGCGTCCAGCGTCGCCGGATACGGACTCCAGTACAGCGGCCACGCCCGCGTCGCGATTCCCACGGCGAGCGTCGCCAGTGCGACGAGCGCCAGTCCACGGCGGCGGTCAGTCATCGTCGTCACCTCCGATGGCCTCGACGCCGGCGTTCTCACCGGCTGGGTGGGATACCTGGCCAGGAGTCCGGTCGTCCACGCTGGGGGGCTCCGGCCCAGCATCGGCGAGCAGGGAAGCCGGCGGCGCCCGGAGCGCACCGGCCAACGCGAGGCCGGCAGCGATCAGAGTCAGCAGTACCGCACCCATGGCACAGACAACCAGCACGGGCGGCGTCGGGAACCCGATGCGGACGCCGAAGACGACGAGGAGGTCCGCGACACCGAGTCCGGCAAGCGCGACCGATGCCAGCGCGACCGCCAGCAGAGCGGCTACGACACCGATCCGGAGCGCGTCGGCCAGCACCAGCCGCGCGACACGAGCGGGTGTCGCCCCCGTCGCCCGGAAGACACCGAGCGTTCGCCGGCGGGCAGCGACAGCGGCCGCGAACGCGGCGGTGGTCCCGCCGACGGTCATCAGCGACGCCAGGACGACCAGCGTCCCGACGAGCAGCCCGAGGTTCCCGAACGCGACCTCGATGGCCTGTCCGATACCGCTCGTCCCCGTCCGGCCGCTGGTGGCCAGCGCCGCGACGATGCGGTCGTCGCCGGTCACCCGGTAGGTCGTGTTCAGTGCGGTCGCATCCACACCGCTGCCGACGCTCGCGGTGACGGTGTACTCACCCGGAGGCTGTCTGCTCAGGCGGCCGTCGAGCGCCGTCCGTTGTCCGGGTGTCAGCTGCAGCTCCCGGTCGAGGGTGACACCGGGGCCGGTCAACTGTACCCGGCGCGTCAGCGTCCGGTTCCACGGGTTCGACAGCCGCAGTGTCGCCGTCGGCCGGACGAGCGTGCTTGGCGCGTCGGGGCGGACTGTCAGCCGGGTACTCACATCTCGGGTCGCGTTCCGGGAGACGACGAGGGTCGTCTCCGTGGTCGACGCTCCCTCTGCAGTCGCCCGCACAGTGTACGTGCCGGACGTGGCAGGCAGCGGGAGACGCGTACGACCGTTGCCCCCCGTCGAAACCGACCGGTTCCACGACCCGTTCGTGACCGTCAGCGTCGCTCGCGTCGGCGCGCCAGAGGCGTTGACCACCCGGACCAGTGGTTCCGACCGAGGTGGTGCCCGCCCGGGGACGCCCTCGAGTGCGAGTGCATCGCGGGGCACGACCGTCACATCCCGTCTGGCGCCACCTGCCTGCACGGTAGCGGTTCCGGCCGCGCCCGCGGAGAAGGTCACGGTCCGCGTCGTCGAGCGTAACGGCGCTAGCGTCACCTCGATGGTCCGTGTCGTGCCACGATACGTGACGGCGACCTGCTCGGTTCCCTCTGCGGGCGCGTCGTTTCGAACGGTCACGTCGACCCGGAGCTGTCCCTCGGCAGGCACCCGACTGGGTGTCGAGAGCCCGGTGACACCGATGCCGCTCCCGGTGCCCGGCTCCACAGCCGGGAGGTCGGTCACCCGGATGAGGTTCGCCTGCCCCTCGCGGACGCTGGTCAGCGACCGCGCCGTCGCCAGCGGGACCACGACCTGGTCGTCGAACGGGCCCGCGGCCTCGAACGTCCCGACCAGCCGGACCTGCGTGACTGCGGGCTGGGTACTCCCGCCCAGGAGCAGCTGGTCGCCGACACCGAGGTCGAGCGTGGCGGCTGCGTCGGCGCCGATGACGGCTTCCGAGGCGTTCCGCGGCGCACGACCTGTGACGAGGTCGGCGTCTGTCACCCGTGAGAAGGCAGTGTAGTTCGCCCCGCGTGCCGGCACGGGCTGGCCGTCGACGACCTCGAACAGGAGGATTTCCGGACTCGCATTCGCGCCGCGTGCCCGGAGCGCGTCGGCGTAGCCGGCCGGCAACTTGCTACTCACCGGGTGGGTGCTCCCGGGCTGGACGATGGTCGTCGTCTCGACGGCGGTTCCGCTGTCGACCAGGCCGTCGAGCGGTCCCGCGCCGCCCGCGATCGGTGCGGCGACGCCGGCCAGCCCCGCGGCGAGTCCGACGAACAGGACGAACGCCGTCAGTGTCGCCGCGGTCGGAACGAGCGGCCGCCAGCCCAGAATCCGGGGCCGGGCGGCCGCGCGGAGCCGCGTCACGAGACTCGAGCCGGCATCCGCAGCGGACCGCCCGCTCATGGGGTCGGTCAGGCTCCCGGGTGACGCCCGCGCGGCACTCCAGGACGCGATGACGCCACTGCCGATTCCGACGCCGATCAGCGCCGCGAACAGCGGCACCAGCACCCGGACCGCTCGTGGTGACACCTGCACGGCGAGCGAGGTGGGCAGGCCGGCCGCGACGGCGACGTTCACGGCCGCATTCGTCGCGATGACGCCGACCGCGTAGCCCAGCGCCACGCCGACAGCGGTCAGCAGGCCGGCCCGTACCGCGAACAGGCCGAGGACCGTCCGGGGACGCCCGCCCGTGGCCCGCACCACGCGGATGGTCGGGCGCCGGTCCCGGACGCTCATGCGCGTGACACTGTAGGTCGTCACGCCGACCAGCAGTCCTCCACACGCTGCGGCCACGCCGACGACGACGAGTGCCTGCTGGGTGCCGGCGACGAAGAACGCCAGCGCGGACAGCAGGGGGACGCCCTCGTTCGGAACGGCTGCGGCGATTGCCCCGTCGACGCCGGTCGCGTTCGCTCCCTCTCGTGTATCCACACTCCGGCCATCGGGGTGGACGGCCAGCGCCGTGCGTGGCGACCTCACCTCATCTGGTGTAACGACCTGCCACTCTGGGGGCACGGCATCGCGGAGCGCCACGCCCCCGACGGAGGCGTTCTCGGGGATGCCCACGACAGTCGTGCCGTTCGCGTGGCCGAGCGGCAGCACGACGGCGTCCGGGTCGCTCGCGGCCGCGGCTGCGGGCGACTCGTGGGCCGTCACCGACCCGGGCGAGTCGAACTGCGCGGCGAGGGTGGCGGTCTGTGCGCCCGCGGCGAAGACGAGCAGCGTCGTCCCGACGAGGAACGCGACGGTCACGGCGACCACCAGCACCGCGAGTCGGTCTCGGCGTGACCAGCGCGTGAGAAGTGCGCGACGGTAGCTCATCGGCTCACCTCGACGGGCGGCGTGTAGCGCCACTCGTACATCTGCTGCCGGATGTCGTACATCGACTCGGCGATGTAGCACGTCGGCTCGCGCTCGTCTCGCGTCGCTCCCGGGCCGTCGTACGACGAGGTAGCGCGGTGAGCGACGAATCGTATCATTGTCGAGAGAGGACAGCCAGCGGGTCGATGCTCGCGGCCCGCCAGCCGGCGACGAGCGAGCCGAGCGTTCCCATCGAGAGCGCCAGCCCCAGCCCCACGCCATAGAGCCAGAGCGGCGTCTTGATGAGCTCCGTGAACCCCGTCAGGTCGGCCACGAAGCCGTTGACCACGCTGACGAGCGGCGGGACGAGCAGACAGCCGACGGCGCCGCCGACGAGGCCGAACAGGACCCCCTGTGTCCCGACCATCACGCCCAGCGTGCGGCCGCGCATCCCGACGGCCTTCATCGCGGCGAGCGCCTCGCGCTGGTGGTAGACGACGAGCGCGAGCGTGTTCAGCACCAGCGCGATACCGGCGACGACCGCGAGCAGGACGAGCGTCCCCGCCCCGGCCAGCACGGAGGCCTGCCGGCCGATGATGGCGCCCACCTGTTCGTCGTTGGTCCGGAAGTCGAAGTCAGCGTACTCCCGTTCCAGTGCTCGCTGTGAGCGTTCGGTCCCGTACCCCTCGGCGAGACTGACGCCGACGATGCTGGCGCGGTCGCTCCCGGTCGTTCCCGAGACCTCGTGCAGCTCGCTCAGATGCATCGCGACCGTCGGGACGCCGAGGAACCGCGAGAACGAGCGCGTCACCCCGACGATGCGGAACTCGTTGCGTTCGGCCTGGTAGATGGTGCCGCCGACGTACAGCGTGTCGTTGACTCCCACGTCGTACCGCTCGGCGGTCCGCTCGTCGATGAATATCTCGTGGGTCATCGGCCCGTCGTAGCTCCCGTTGGCGTAGTGGACATCGCCGGTGGAGAACCCGCCCCCACCGACGACTCGCGAGCCGTTCCCGGTCAACCCGACACCGGCGATAGTATCGAAGTTCGACGGGCTATCGCTCACGTACACCGTCTGGAATGCCAATGCCTGTGCGTCCCGGACCCGTTCGTTCGATTCGAACTCCTCGGTCGTCCGATGGGCCTGCGGGATTGGGTTGGCGACGCCACCGATACCGGCCGGATTCAGCTCCACCTGGCCACTCGTCGCCCAGAGGTCGTGGTCGAGGTAGTCGATTGCCTCGTCACCGGTCGTCGTCAGGCCGTAGCCCAGCCCCGCAAGCGAGACGACCAGCACCACCCCCAGCGCGATACCGACCACCGACAGCACCGACCGGACGCGGTAGTGCCGGACCTGTGACAGCGAGATACCCACCGCAGCGCGGGCCCGCGTCCCGGGAAGCCACGACGGGGCTGGTGATTCGTCCCCCTCGGAATCGCCGTCGGGGCTCATCGAAGCACCTCCCGGACGGCCCGCGTCCGGCGACTCACCACGACCAGCGGTGGGAGCGCCACGAGGCCGACACCGAGCGCGACCAGCAGTCCGTACAGTCCGAACACCGGCCGGACCGCGAACGGCACCGCGGTCCCGAACACTCCCAGGAGGGCGACGACGGCCGCGGCGACGAGCCAGCAGCCCACGCCGACGAGTCCGCCAACGCCCGCGGTCGCCAGCGTCTCGCCGGCGACCAGCGTGGCCCGTGAGGTGCCAGAGACGCCGATAGCCGCGAGTACCGCCCTGTACTCGGCGTCCGCGAGGACCGAGAACCCGACCGTCGTCACGAGGAACAGCGTTCCGACGACGACGGCGACGACCAGTGCCGCGGCGGCCATCGCCACCGGCAGGCCGCTCTGCTGTGCCCGCGAGGTGAGCAACTCGCCGCGAGTCAACACCTGGGCGTTCGGGTACACGCCATCGAGGTCCTCGGCGGCGACCGACCCGTCCGTCGAGACGAGAATCTGGTCGGCCACGTCGCCGCTCGTCCCGCCCGTGAGCCGCTGGAGTTCTGCGAGGTGGACGACCGCGACCGGCAACTGCCCGATTCCCGGGCCATCGGTGGTCGCGACCGTCGAAACGGTGAACCCCTCGTCGAACTCCGTTCCGGCGACCCGCAGGCCCGTTCCGGGTTCGACCTGTCCGCCCTCGGGGCCAAGCGTGCTCGCGGCACTCTCGGAGACCACCGCCTCACCGGTCCACGTGCCGTTGTACGACCCGTTCGCGTAGTACGGGTCGCCCGGCGACAGGGCGTTCGTCGGGAGTCCGGCGACGCGCTGCTCGCTCGCCCCCGGAAGCACGCCGAGGACGACGACGTACTGGGGCTCCACGTCGCTGTCTGCTGGCCCGAGCCGAAGCACGCCGGTGAGCACGGGCGTCGCGTCGGTGACGCCCGGTCGGGCGGTGAGGCGTTCGGTCACCGGATGGACCTGCCCGAGTCGCTGCCCCTCGACGGCCGTCACGGCACTGCCCGCGGAGCCCTCGGGGAGGATCCAGTAGTCCGTCTCGTCGGTGCCGACCGTCGTCCCCGTGACGAGGCCGGCGCTCACGCTCGTCATGACGAGCAGCAGCGCGACCGCGACGGCGACCCCACCGACGCTGAGCAGTGTCTGTCCGTCCCGCTCGCGGAGTCGGTGGCCGAGCCGCGCGGCGGCCAGCCCCGCGAGCCCGCGGAGTCTCCCGCGGCGCGTCCCCGAGTCCGCCTCGAGTTCGGACGGTCCCTCACTCATCCGTCGGACCCCGATCACCGTCGGCGCCGTCCACGCGGCGCCCATCGCGTAGCTCTATGACGCGGTCGGCGGCCTCGGCCACGGCGTCGTCGTGGGAAGCGACCACGACCGCGCGGTCGCCAGCGGCCTCGCGGAACAGCTCCAGCACCCGCTCGCCGGTCGCGGTGTCCAGTTCCCCCGTCGGCTCGTCGGCGATGACGAGCGCCGGGTCCAGCACCAGCGCCCGGGCCACGGCGACACGCTGTCGCTCACCGCCGGAGAGTTCGTCGGGCCGGTGGTCCAGCCGGTCGCCCAGCCCCACGCGTTCGAGCAACTCGTCAGCCCGCTGGTGGCGTGCTCGCCGACCGATGCCGGCCTCGACGAGCGGCAGCGCGACGTTCGAGCGGGCGGTCAGCGACGGGAACAGGTGCATCCGCTGGAACACGATGCCGATATGCTGGCGTCGGAGGCGTGTCCGGCCGCGTCGACCGACCGATTCCGTGTCCGTGCCGGCGATGCTGACACTGCCGGCGGTCGGCGTATCGAGCGCGGCGAGAAGGTGCAACAGCGTCGACTTGCCGCTCCCGCTCGCACCGACGACGGCGACGAGTTCACCGGCTTCGACGGCGAGCGAGACATCGTCCAGCGCCGTGACCGTCGGCCCGCTGTCGCCGCGGCGGTACTCGCGGCGCACCGAGCGACAGACGGCCGGCGGGTCGGTGTCGGCGGATGGAGGAGGGGAGACCGTTTCGGAGGGCTCTGACATCGGGAAGTCTGTCGGCAATGGGCGTAGTTCGGACAAAAAGCCACCGTCGTCGGTCGGATATCGAGCGGGCGAGTGTCGGGGGGCGTCGCTATGCCCCGCCGGTGTTCCCGTCCTCGTCCTCGCGGGCGAGGTAGAGCGCGGCACCCGCACCGGCGATCAGCAGGAGCAGGATGAGCGCTCCGAGCAGGATTGCCGTGTTGTCGCCACCGTCACCGGGCGGCGACGTCTCCGTCGGCCCTGTGGGCGAGGGGGTGTCCGTCGGCGTCTCGGGCGTCGGGGTCGCCGTCGGCGTCTCGGGCGTCGGCGTGACGGGTGTCGGGGTCGGCGTGACAGGCGTCGCCTCCTGTCCCGTCACGGCGAACAGCGAGAAGCCCGGCGTCTCGGACTCGTAGATCAGCGTCCCGCTGGACTCGCGGACGAGCGTGGTGTCGAGCGGCTGCCACTCGCCGTCGTTGAAGCGGTACATCCGGATGGTCTCGGCGTCGGCGCCGAGGTCGGCGAGCTGTGACCGCTCGACCTCGAACTGGATGGTGGCGCCCTGGTCACGGAGTTGTTCGGGCACGGTGATATCCAGCGTCCGCACAGAGAGGCCCGGGGGCTGCGGCGTCCCACGCGGAACCCGGTTGAGCTGGTCGACGTTCGCGCGGCCTTCGGCGGCCTCGGGGAACGTGATCTCTCGGACCGATGTTCTCGGGAACCGAACCTGTACGCCGGGTTTGCGACTGTTCTGGTCGAAGACGCGCGAGGAACTCCGGTCCTCGACGTCCTGCGGGAGGACCGTCACGAGTCCGGCGGACTGCCCGTTGACACGCACCGGGAAGCGGCCCGCCTCGGTGAACGTCAGCGGGATCTCGAGGGTCCTGGTTTCCCCGGCGGCGAGGGAGATCGTTCTGGTCGCCCGCCGGTCGCCCCTGACCCTGACGGCGATTTTCTGCTCCAGCAGCGCCGCGTTGCTCCGGTTGTTCCGCACGGTCACCGTCACCGTGGTGGTGTTCCCCGGTGCGATCCGGTCCGGGCTCACCGAGGTGTCGACCACGACGAATGGTGAGCTGGGTTGAGCGGGGGCAGCACCGCCTCCCCCACCGCCGCCACCGCCGCCGTCGCCGTCGCCATCGTCTTCGTCTTCATCATCGCCATCGTCGCCACCGGTGTCCGGCGCTTCGATGGTCAGGGTTCCCGTGGCCGTACTGAAACTCCCGTACCCCTCGCCCTGCTGGGCGAGGTAGACGAACTGGTACGTCCCGGTTGCGAAGTTCTCGTCCGTGGCAACCTGGACGGTCGGGGTCGAACCTGGGGAGGCTGAAATCGACTTCCCCGACGCGTTCACCACGGTGGTCACCGACTTCGGCTTGACGTACTCCGGACCGAGCAGCGACTGCTCTCCCTCCGAAATCCCGTCGAGCGTGAGATCGAGCGTCTGCCCGTACAACGTCTCGTCGACCGATATCGGTTCCTCGAAGTTGGTGGTCCCGCTGATCGCTCGGATGCTGGTTTTGACCGTCACATCGGACGTTGAGACCGACTGCGAGAGCACGTCATCGAGTGTGACACCCGAGTCGAGGATGACATCCACGAACGCGTCACTGACCGCGTCACGGTCGTAGACGGCGATTGCGTGGGTCGTATCCTCGGGCCCCGTGAGCCCCGAGTCGAGCGTGAACTCGACCGGGTCACCAGCAGTCACCGTCGACGATGTCGGTGTGGCGCTCCCCTGCGCCTCCTGTACGGGAACGACCGTCGTGCCGATGATATCGATACCGCCCTGAACCTTGACCTCGTTGTCGGTCGTGTCCGGGTCGGTCAGCCCCTCACCGAACTGTGGCTGAACCAGAACGAACGCGACTGGGCCCGACGATGGCGGGTTGTACGTCGGGTTGGTGGCGAACGTGCCGTCAGACTGGATCGTGAGAGAGCTCCCGTACAGCTTCGTGTTCGTCGCGTCGGTCTGCAGCGTCACGGTGCCCGTCGCGTTGTCGAAGGACCCTCCGGTCAACAGGTCGGACTGGCTCGTCGAGCTGACGCCCTCGAGAATCAGCAGCTGGGCTGTGCCGGAGCGGTCGGTGGTATCCGCACCGTCAACGTTGGAATATTCGAGCGTAAGGGGCTGACCCTTCTGATAGACGGTCAGCTTGTTCTTGTTGATCTCCACAGCAGTCCCACCTTGCTGCTTGACGGAGATGGTCGGAATCGGAGCACTGGTCGCCGCCGAGCCGGTCGTTCCACGAAGGGGCAACCCTGCCCGGTTCCACACACAGGTCGGGAGCGCTGCCTCGACCGAGACCCCGCGGATCTCCGTGGGATAGTTGTCCAGTTCCGAGGAGAGCGAGTCGAACGCGCTCGTGAACTGGCTCCCGCTGCAGACGTTCGACTTGCCGAGCCACGGGTCGAAGGCGACATTGCCCGTAATCCCCTGCCCGGTTCCTGGCCCAATTCCACTGGGACCACTGTCGTCGGCAAAGTAGTTCTGGCGGGCGACGAACTCAGACGACAGTTCGCTATCGACTGCTGTCAGCGTCGTCGAATCCGAGGTCCCGTCCTGGAAGAAGTTGAATGCGAGCCGGATACCGCTCGGATTGAAATCTCCGCTGCTTGTCGTAAGGTAGACGCCCTGGGTATTGTTCTGTATAAGATTGAGGTAGACGTTGGCCTCGGTCCCGGGGTCACCGCCGCTGTAGGTGGACCCACTGAATTCGATTGCGGTTGAATCAACAGAATCTGACCCCTCATCGTCTTTCCCGTTGAGGAGGTTCTCCGTGATGGTTACGCCGCTGATGCTAGTTGGAGCCGAAATATCGATACCGCGTTCGTAACTGACGATTCCGTTCTTCTTGACAGTTACATCAGTGGGGTCGGAGAGGATGATACCGTCCGTGACCTCGCCGATCTTGTTGTCGGTAATCTCGGTCGTGCCGGAACTGCTGGTGCTCGACAGTTTGATTCCCGTGTCGACGTTTCCAACGAGGTTGTTCCTGATTGCGACATCACCGGAACTCGCCACGTCGATACCGGTGGTGCTGCCTCCGTCGAATTCACCGATGTCCGAGTGGTTAACTGTGAGTCCAGTCACACCGCTGGCAGAGATGCCGGTGCCGGTGTAGCCGGTGATGGTGAAGCCCTCGTTCCCAGCCTGTGCGCCGGCACCGATGGTCACGTCGGCGGCCTGCACGTCGAACGCCGTAGAGTAGTCCGTCGGTGCGGTCGGCGTGTTCCCGACCATCTTCACCCCGTCCTCGTAGGTGACGATGGTGATCGACTCGTCGATGGTCACCGGTTCGGTGTACGTTCCACTGCAGACGAGCACCGTGTCATCAGTTTGCGCGTTCCCGACGGCATTCTGGATGTTGAGGTACTCTTCGGAATCAGTGACGCCTGGTACGCCACATGCTGTTCCGGGGTTCGGATCAACAACCAGTGTATCCCCCCCACTCGGTGCGGCCGCCACGTGGCCCGCACCGAACGCGAGCACCCCCGCGAGCGCGGACACGAGCAGCAGGAAGGATAGCGTAACTGCTCTCAGACGAGACATTTTCGAAAGATAAGTCAGAAGGCTAGTAGAAAACAGTTTGGGTACGACAGGCGCACACTTGTTCTATCGCCCCCGAAGCAGGGGCAATACGATTCGTGGTTACGCCGTTCGCCGAGAGCGACAGAGTAGATTTATGCCCCCGACGGCATCCAGAAACACGTGATGAGACGAGTCCCCGTCCTCCTCACTGTGGCGGTTCTGGTGATCGCTTCGGTCTCCGGAGCGAGCGCCGCCCTCCAGCAGACCTCCACGGCGAGCATGGCATCTCCGACAGTCAGCACCCAGTCTGGTACGTACGACATCGATGTCGCCGGAAGTACGGACATACCGACGCGAGAGGTCACGGTAAGCGGGTCGACGTACACCGTCGATGCGATTGCACAACAAGAGAGTGAGGGAAGTATTTCCATATCGATCACTGCTGAATCTGATCAGTACGATATCATCTTGAAGAGGGCAGACAATACAAATATCGAGAAAATAGGCGATGAAAATGATGGTTCGAACATCGACTATACTATTCCGGATCTCGGGCCCTCGACATACTACATCGTAATCAACTCCGATAGTAAGACGCAGGCGATTCACCCGCTCGTAATCAAAGGGTACTCGGTCACAGCATCGGCAGCAGATAACTCCGTGGAGCGGGGCACCTCGGTCGACGTAACTGTGGATATCGAACAGGTCGACCCCGATGCAGCGGCTCCCCACGCTGTCCAGGCCGTTATCGGGAACGAGACCGACCTGGTTCGTGTCGAGGCGACGGAACAGACAGGAACGACCTACGAAGCCACGGTCCCCACTGATGAGCTATCTTCGGGGTCCTATGCGTTGTATGGCGTCGTCCGGGGACCTAACGAGACCAGTTCGGAAGAGAAGGAGGCGCTCGGCGTCAGCGACCGTCACGACGTGACCATCGAGTCGGCCGCGACGCCGACCGATACGCCGACCGACGCGCCATCGTCCGGTGGCGGCAGCGACTCTGACGATGGTGATTCGAACGGCGGGGGGTCCAGCGGCGGCGGCTCGTCGGGCGGCTCATCCGGTTCCGATGCGACGCCGACCGCGACACCGACGCCGACCGACAACGTGACGGCGACGCCCACGGAGACAGCCACGCCGACGCTGACCGCTACGGCGACGCCGACCGCAACCCCCACGCCGACCACCACGGCGACTCCGACCGTGACCGCGACGGCCACTGCGACCCCCACACCGACCGATGACGGGGTCATCACTCCCGCGACACCGACCGAGGACGGCCCCGGAACGGAGACGACGAGCGACGGTCAGTCCGGCTTCGGCACCGTCGTGGCTGCCGTGGCACTGCTCGCGGGAGCGCTGCTGCTGACGCGTCGCCGGACGGAGTCCTGATAGAGTTGCGAGCGCATACCTCCGCCTTCAGGCAGAGGTCAAGCGACACTCGGCCCGTTTGTCAGTAACATTCAAGCCTGTGGCGCGGGTGCTCCGCAATGCTACGAATTCGGTGAGAGCCGTTCCCGAACCACAAGGGATGGTGAATCGCGGTGGTTCACACGGCGATGACATGGGATTCGATGGGGCGTCATTGACCGCACCACAGCCCTACGAGGGAGACAAACGAGAGTTCCCCCGGTGTGTCGCCGGTTCCCTCCGAGTGCGGGTTGG of the Haloglomus salinum genome contains:
- a CDS encoding FtsX-like permease family protein, producing MSYRRALLTRWSRRDRLAVLVVAVTVAFLVGTTLLVFAAGAQTATLAAQFDSPGSVTAHESPAAAAASDPDAVVLPLGHANGTTVVGIPENASVGGVALRDAVPPEWQVVTPDEVRSPRTALAVHPDGRSVDTREGANATGVDGAIAAAVPNEGVPLLSALAFFVAGTQQALVVVGVAAACGGLLVGVTTYSVTRMSVRDRRPTIRVVRATGGRPRTVLGLFAVRAGLLTAVGVALGYAVGVIATNAAVNVAVAAGLPTSLAVQVSPRAVRVLVPLFAALIGVGIGSGVIASWSAARASPGSLTDPMSGRSAADAGSSLVTRLRAAARPRILGWRPLVPTAATLTAFVLFVGLAAGLAGVAAPIAGGAGPLDGLVDSGTAVETTTIVQPGSTHPVSSKLPAGYADALRARGANASPEILLFEVVDGQPVPARGANYTAFSRVTDADLVTGRAPRNASEAVIGADAAATLDLGVGDQLLLGGSTQPAVTQVRLVGTFEAAGPFDDQVVVPLATARSLTSVREGQANLIRVTDLPAVEPGTGSGIGVTGLSTPSRVPAEGQLRVDVTVRNDAPAEGTEQVAVTYRGTTRTIEVTLAPLRSTTRTVTFSAGAAGTATVQAGGARRDVTVVPRDALALEGVPGRAPPRSEPLVRVVNASGAPTRATLTVTNGSWNRSVSTGGNGRTRLPLPATSGTYTVRATAEGASTTETTLVVSRNATRDVSTRLTVRPDAPSTLVRPTATLRLSNPWNRTLTRRVQLTGPGVTLDRELQLTPGQRTALDGRLSRQPPGEYTVTASVGSGVDATALNTTYRVTGDDRIVAALATSGRTGTSGIGQAIEVAFGNLGLLVGTLVVLASLMTVGGTTAAFAAAVAARRRTLGVFRATGATPARVARLVLADALRIGVVAALLAVALASVALAGLGVADLLVVFGVRIGFPTPPVLVVCAMGAVLLTLIAAGLALAGALRAPPASLLADAGPEPPSVDDRTPGQVSHPAGENAGVEAIGGDDDD
- a CDS encoding ABC transporter ATP-binding protein, with amino-acid sequence MSEPSETVSPPPSADTDPPAVCRSVRREYRRGDSGPTVTALDDVSLAVEAGELVAVVGASGSGKSTLLHLLAALDTPTAGSVSIAGTDTESVGRRGRTRLRRQHIGIVFQRMHLFPSLTARSNVALPLVEAGIGRRARHQRADELLERVGLGDRLDHRPDELSGGERQRVAVARALVLDPALVIADEPTGELDTATGERVLELFREAAGDRAVVVASHDDAVAEAADRVIELRDGRRVDGADGDRGPTDE
- a CDS encoding ABC transporter permease, whose translation is MSPDGDSEGDESPAPSWLPGTRARAAVGISLSQVRHYRVRSVLSVVGIALGVVLVVSLAGLGYGLTTTGDEAIDYLDHDLWATSGQVELNPAGIGGVANPIPQAHRTTEEFESNERVRDAQALAFQTVYVSDSPSNFDTIAGVGLTGNGSRVVGGGGFSTGDVHYANGSYDGPMTHEIFIDERTAERYDVGVNDTLYVGGTIYQAERNEFRIVGVTRSFSRFLGVPTVAMHLSELHEVSGTTGSDRASIVGVSLAEGYGTERSQRALEREYADFDFRTNDEQVGAIIGRQASVLAGAGTLVLLAVVAGIALVLNTLALVVYHQREALAAMKAVGMRGRTLGVMVGTQGVLFGLVGGAVGCLLVPPLVSVVNGFVADLTGFTELIKTPLWLYGVGLGLALSMGTLGSLVAGWRAASIDPLAVLSRQ
- a CDS encoding PGF-pre-PGF domain-containing protein — protein: MSRLRAVTLSFLLLVSALAGVLAFGAGHVAAAPSGGDTLVVDPNPGTACGVPGVTDSEEYLNIQNAVGNAQTDDTVLVCSGTYTEPVTIDESITIVTYEDGVKMVGNTPTAPTDYSTAFDVQAADVTIGAGAQAGNEGFTITGYTGTGISASGVTGLTVNHSDIGEFDGGSTTGIDVASSGDVAIRNNLVGNVDTGIKLSSTSSSGTTEITDNKIGEVTDGIILSDPTDVTVKKNGIVSYERGIDISAPTSISGVTITENLLNGKDDEGSDSVDSTAIEFSGSTYSGGDPGTEANVYLNLIQNNTQGVYLTTSSGDFNPSGIRLAFNFFQDGTSDSTTLTAVDSELSSEFVARQNYFADDSGPSGIGPGTGQGITGNVAFDPWLGKSNVCSGSQFTSAFDSLSSELDNYPTEIRGVSVEAALPTCVWNRAGLPLRGTTGSAATSAPIPTISVKQQGGTAVEINKNKLTVYQKGQPLTLEYSNVDGADTTDRSGTAQLLILEGVSSTSQSDLLTGGSFDNATGTVTLQTDATNTKLYGSSLTIQSDGTFATNPTYNPPSSGPVAFVLVQPQFGEGLTDPDTTDNEVKVQGGIDIIGTTVVPVQEAQGSATPTSSTVTAGDPVEFTLDSGLTGPEDTTHAIAVYDRDAVSDAFVDVILDSGVTLDDVLSQSVSTSDVTVKTSIRAISGTTNFEEPISVDETLYGQTLDLTLDGISEGEQSLLGPEYVKPKSVTTVVNASGKSISASPGSTPTVQVATDENFATGTYQFVYLAQQGEGYGSFSTATGTLTIEAPDTGGDDGDDEDEDDGDGDGGGGGGGGGGAAPAQPSSPFVVVDTSVSPDRIAPGNTTTVTVTVRNNRSNAALLEQKIAVRVRGDRRATRTISLAAGETRTLEIPLTFTEAGRFPVRVNGQSAGLVTVLPQDVEDRSSSRVFDQNSRKPGVQVRFPRTSVREITFPEAAEGRANVDQLNRVPRGTPQPPGLSVRTLDITVPEQLRDQGATIQFEVERSQLADLGADAETIRMYRFNDGEWQPLDTTLVRESSGTLIYESETPGFSLFAVTGQEATPVTPTPTPVTPTPETPTATPTPETPTDTPSPTGPTETSPPGDGGDNTAILLGALILLLLIAGAGAALYLAREDEDGNTGGA